A stretch of Homo sapiens chromosome 12, GRCh38.p14 Primary Assembly DNA encodes these proteins:
- the OR6C65 gene encoding olfactory receptor 6C65, with protein sequence MPNMTSIREFILLGFTDNPELQVVIFFFMLITYLLSVSGNMIIIMLTLSNIHLKTPMYFFLRNFSFLEISFTTVFIPRFLINIATGDTTISYNASMAQVFFLILLGSTEFFLLAVMSYDRYVAICKPLHYTTIMSNKVCNWLVISSWLAGFLIIFPPVIMGLQLDFCDSSTIDHFICDSSPMLLIACTDTQFLELMAFLLAVFTLMVTLALVVLSYTLILKTILKIPSAQQRKKAFSTCSSHMIVVSVSYGSCIFMCVKTSAKEGMALSKGVAVLNTSVAPMLNPFIYTLRNQQVKQALREFTKKILSLNKQ encoded by the coding sequence ATGCCAAATATGACATCAATTAGAGAATTCATTCTTCTGGGATTTACAGATAACCCAGAGTTACAAGTTGTGATATTCTTCTTTATGTTGATCACATACTTATTGAGTGTAAGTGGAAACATGATCATCATTATGTTAACATTGTCAAATATTCATTTGAAAACTCCTATGTATTTCTTCCTCAGGAATTTCTCTTTCTTAGAAATTTCATTTACGACAGTCTTCATTCCTAGATTTCTGATCAACATTGCTACAGGAGACACAACCATTTCCTATAATGCTTCCATGGcccaagtattttttttaattcttttgggatCAACAGAATTTTTTCTTCTGGCTGTCATGTCTTATGATCGCTATGTGGCTATCTGCAAACCTCTACATTATACAACCATCATGAGTAACAAAGTCTGTAATTGGCTTGTAATCAGCTCCTGGCTGGCtggttttctcattatttttccccCCGTGATTATGGGCCTCCAACTGGATTTTTGTGACTCCAGCACTATTGACCATTTCATCTGTGATTCTTCCCCTATGCTGCTGATTGCTTGCACAGACACACAGTTTCTAGAGCTTATGGCATTTTTGCTAGCAGTATTCACACTCATGGTAACTTTGGCCTTGGTGGTTCTCTCCTACACACTCATCCTTAAAACAATTCTGAAGATTCCCTCTGCCCAGCAAAGGAAAAAGGCTTTTTCAACTTGTTCCTCCCATATGATTGTGGTTTCTGTTTCTTATGGGAGTTGCATTTTTATGTGTGTAAAAACATCTGCAAAAGAAGGTATGGCTTTGAGCAAAGGTGTAGCAGTGCTTAATACCTCTGTTGCTCCTATGTTGAATCCCTTTATTTATACCTTAAGAAACCAGCAGGTGAAACAGGCCCTTAGGGAATTCACCAAAAAAATATTATCATTGAACAAGCAATAA
- the OR6C76 gene encoding olfactory receptor 6C76 isoform 1 (isoform 1 is encoded by transcript variant 1) → MKNRTSVTDFILLGLTDNPQLQVVIFSFLFLTYVLSVTGNLTIISLTLLDSHLKTPMYFFLRNFSLEISFTSVCNPRFLISILTGDKSISYNACAAQLFFFIFLGSTEFFLLASMSYDCYVAICKPLHYTTIMSDRICYQLIISSWLAGFLVIFPPLAMGLQLDFCDSNVIDHFTCDSAPLLQISCTDTSTLELMSFILALFTLISTLILVILSYTYIIRTILRIPSAQQRKKAFSTCSSHVIVVSISYGSCIFMYVKTSAKEGVALTKGVAILNTSVAPMLNPFIYTLRNQQVKQAFKDVLRKISHKKKKH, encoded by the coding sequence atgaaaaatagaacatCAGTGACAGATTTCATCCTTCTGGGTCTGACGGATAATCCGCAACTGCAGGTTGTGATTTTCTCGTTCCTATTTCTTACGTATGTACTGAGTGTTACTGGAAATCTAACTATCATCTCCCTTACCCTGCTGGATTCCCACCTGAAGACCCCCATGTATTTCTTCCTCAGGAATTTCTCCTTGgaaatttcatttacttctgtctGTAATCCTAGATTTCTGATCAGCATTCTAACAGGGGACAAATCCATATCTTATAATGCTTGTGCAGCTcagctatttttctttatcttccttgGCTCAACGGAGTTTTTCCTCCTGGCCTCTATGTCCTATGATTGCTATGTGGCTATATGTAAGCCTCTGCATTATACAACCATCATGAGTGACAGGATCTGTTATCAGCTTATAATCAGCTCTTGGCTGGCTGGTTTCTTGGTAATTTTTCCACCACTGGCCATGGGCTTACAGCTGGATTTCTGTGACTCCAATGTCATTGACCACTTTACCTGTGACTCTGCTCCTTTGCTGCAAATCTCTTGCACAGACACAAGTACTCTAGAGCTCATGAGCTTTATTTTAGCTCTGTTTACTCTTATATCCACTTTGATATTAGTAATTCTCTCCTATACTTACATCATCAGAACTATTCTGAGAATCCCCTcagcacagcaaagaaaaaaagccttttcAACCTGCTCCTCACATGTGATTGTTGTCTCTATCTCTTATGGAAGCTGCATCTTCATGTATGTGAAAACATCAGCAAAGGAAGGAGTTGCTTTGACAAAAGGAGTAGCTATACTCAATACCTCTGTCGCTCCTATGCTGAATCCATTTATTTACACTCTAAGAAACCAGCAGGTGAAACAAGCATTTAAGGATGTTCTGAGAAAGatttcccacaaaaaaaaaaaacactga